One genomic window of Aquisalimonas sp. 2447 includes the following:
- the lpdA gene encoding dihydrolipoyl dehydrogenase: MATTTITVPDIGDFNAVDVIEVLVSDGDTVEPEQSLITLESDKATMEVPATTGGTVTSVKIKVGDQVKEGDVILELEATEGGGASQAPADKPTEPEKAPEKPAPAAAPEAPKPAPTATPSNAPADADCDVVVIGAGPGGYTAAFRAADLGLKVILVERYETLGGVCLNVGCIPSKALLHVGHILDTAEQFKDHGVVFGKPKIELDKLRDWKSSVVKKLTGGLASMAKQRKVETVTGKAEFAGPHELKVDGKDGARTIKFKHAIVAAGSRPVAPPGMDLDDPRVMDSTGALELADIPKRLLVVGGGIIGLEMATVYEALGSKVTVVELMDRLMAGADKDILRPFEKRIRARYENIYTGAKVTGMEAQKKGIKVSFEGKDAPESDTFDRVLVSVGRRPNGDLINAEAAGLELDRGFIHADEQMRTQVPHIFAIGDVIGQPMLAHKATHEGKVAAEVIAGQKSAFDARVIPSVAYTDPEVAWVGLTEEQAKEQGVKVEKATFPWQASGRALAMGREEGMTKLLFDEATGQVVGGAIVGVSAGDLIAEVVHAIEMGSDATDIGLTIHPHPTLSETVGFAAEVAEGTITDLYIPKKK, encoded by the coding sequence ATGGCGACAACAACGATCACGGTTCCGGACATCGGCGATTTCAACGCCGTGGATGTCATCGAAGTCCTGGTGAGCGACGGCGACACGGTGGAGCCGGAGCAGTCGCTCATCACCCTGGAGTCCGACAAGGCCACCATGGAGGTGCCCGCCACCACCGGCGGCACGGTGACCTCGGTGAAGATCAAGGTCGGCGACCAGGTGAAGGAAGGCGACGTCATCCTGGAACTGGAGGCCACCGAGGGCGGGGGCGCAAGCCAGGCGCCCGCGGACAAGCCCACGGAGCCGGAAAAGGCGCCCGAGAAGCCGGCCCCGGCGGCAGCGCCGGAGGCCCCGAAGCCCGCTCCGACCGCCACACCCTCCAACGCCCCCGCCGATGCCGATTGCGATGTCGTCGTCATCGGCGCCGGCCCTGGTGGCTATACCGCCGCCTTCCGGGCCGCCGACCTGGGGCTCAAGGTGATTCTCGTGGAGCGCTACGAGACGCTGGGTGGGGTCTGCCTGAACGTGGGCTGCATTCCCTCCAAGGCGCTGCTCCACGTGGGTCACATTCTCGACACCGCCGAGCAGTTCAAGGACCACGGCGTGGTCTTCGGCAAGCCGAAGATCGAGCTGGACAAGCTGCGGGACTGGAAGTCCAGCGTGGTGAAGAAGCTCACCGGCGGGCTGGCCAGCATGGCCAAGCAGCGCAAGGTGGAAACGGTCACGGGCAAGGCAGAGTTTGCGGGCCCCCATGAGCTGAAAGTCGACGGCAAGGACGGCGCGCGCACGATCAAGTTCAAGCACGCCATCGTCGCCGCCGGCTCCCGACCGGTGGCGCCGCCGGGGATGGACCTGGACGACCCGCGGGTCATGGACTCCACCGGTGCCCTGGAACTGGCGGACATCCCCAAGCGGCTGCTGGTGGTGGGCGGCGGCATCATCGGCCTGGAGATGGCCACGGTCTACGAGGCCCTGGGCTCCAAGGTGACGGTGGTGGAGCTCATGGACCGGCTCATGGCCGGCGCCGACAAGGACATTCTCCGCCCCTTCGAGAAGCGCATCCGCGCCCGCTACGAGAACATCTACACCGGCGCGAAGGTCACCGGCATGGAGGCCCAGAAGAAGGGCATCAAGGTGTCCTTCGAGGGCAAGGACGCGCCGGAATCGGACACCTTCGACCGGGTGCTGGTGTCGGTGGGCCGGCGACCCAACGGTGATCTCATCAATGCCGAGGCGGCGGGGCTGGAGCTGGATCGCGGTTTCATTCATGCCGACGAGCAGATGCGCACGCAGGTACCTCACATCTTCGCCATCGGCGACGTCATCGGCCAGCCCATGCTCGCCCACAAGGCCACCCACGAGGGCAAGGTGGCCGCCGAGGTCATCGCCGGCCAGAAGAGCGCCTTCGACGCCCGGGTGATTCCGTCGGTGGCGTACACGGATCCGGAAGTCGCCTGGGTGGGCCTCACCGAGGAGCAGGCGAAGGAGCAGGGCGTGAAGGTGGAGAAGGCCACGTTCCCCTGGCAGGCCAGCGGCCGGGCCCTGGCCATGGGCCGCGAGGAGGGCATGACCAAGCTGCTGTTCGACGAGGCCACCGGCCAGGTGGTGGGCGGCGCCATCGTCGGTGTCAGCGCCGGTGATCTCATCGCCGAGGTGGTCCACGCCATCGAGATGGGCAGCGACGCCACCGACATCGGCCTCACCATCCACCCCCACCCCACCCTCAGCGAAACGGTGGGCTTCGCCGCGGAAGTGGCCGAGGGGACGATCACGGATCTGTATATTCCGAAGAAGAAGTAG
- the aceF gene encoding dihydrolipoyllysine-residue acetyltransferase: MATKTITVPDIGDFDAVDVIEVLVSDGDTVEAEQSLITLESDKATMEVPAPEAGTVKGVKIKVGDQVKEGDTILELEPAADGSSGPAEEPAAAQNAPAPQPEQAPQSTSSGGSGGSQTVTVPDIGDFDKVDVIEVLVSEGDTVEPEQSLITLESDKATMEVPAPAGGTVGTVHIKVGDQVAEGDRILELEGAGGGEAAAAPAAEKPDAEAPAGGSEQPVQPAPAEHHVHQVEADAAPIPTQKIDSDAHKRAHASPAVRRFARDLGVDLGHLKDAGSGRKGRILKEDVQRFVKGIVSQAQSGAGAPAAAPATGSGTGIPPIPPVDFSKFGEVEEVPLSRIKKLSGPHLQRSWLNLPHVTQFDEADITELEAFRKTEKDAADKEGVKLTPLAFMVKASAGALAKYREFNSSLKPEGDAIIVKHYINVGVAVDTPQGLVVPVIKDADKKGVYQIARDLGELSVKARDGKLGPKDMQGGTFSISSLGGIGGTAFTPIVNAPEVAILGVSKSEMKPKWNGKEFEPRLMLPLSLSYDHRVIDGAAAARFTSYLAGLLADLRKLLL, encoded by the coding sequence ATGGCCACGAAGACGATCACGGTACCCGACATCGGCGATTTCGACGCCGTCGATGTCATCGAAGTCCTGGTCTCCGACGGTGACACCGTGGAGGCCGAGCAATCCCTCATCACCCTGGAATCCGACAAGGCCACCATGGAAGTGCCCGCGCCGGAAGCGGGCACGGTCAAAGGGGTCAAAATCAAGGTGGGCGACCAGGTCAAGGAGGGGGACACCATTCTCGAGCTGGAGCCCGCCGCGGACGGCAGCTCCGGCCCGGCAGAGGAGCCGGCTGCGGCACAGAACGCGCCGGCACCGCAGCCCGAGCAGGCGCCACAGTCCACGTCGTCCGGCGGTAGCGGCGGCAGCCAGACGGTCACCGTTCCGGACATCGGCGATTTCGACAAGGTCGACGTCATCGAAGTCCTGGTGAGCGAGGGCGACACGGTGGAGCCCGAGCAATCCCTCATCACCCTGGAGTCCGACAAGGCCACCATGGAGGTGCCCGCCCCGGCGGGCGGCACCGTCGGCACCGTCCACATCAAGGTGGGTGACCAGGTGGCCGAAGGGGATCGCATCCTGGAGCTTGAGGGTGCCGGTGGCGGTGAGGCAGCGGCCGCACCCGCCGCGGAGAAACCCGACGCGGAGGCCCCGGCTGGCGGCAGCGAACAACCGGTCCAGCCGGCTCCAGCGGAACATCACGTGCACCAGGTGGAGGCCGACGCCGCGCCGATTCCCACCCAGAAGATCGACAGCGATGCCCACAAGCGGGCCCACGCTTCCCCGGCGGTACGGCGCTTCGCCCGGGACCTTGGCGTGGACCTGGGCCACCTCAAGGACGCGGGATCCGGGCGCAAGGGACGCATCCTCAAAGAGGACGTGCAGCGTTTCGTGAAGGGCATTGTCAGTCAGGCCCAAAGCGGTGCCGGCGCTCCCGCCGCCGCCCCGGCAACCGGCAGCGGAACGGGCATTCCGCCGATCCCGCCGGTGGATTTCAGCAAGTTCGGCGAGGTGGAGGAAGTCCCGCTCTCCCGGATCAAGAAGCTCTCCGGGCCGCACCTGCAGCGCAGCTGGCTGAACCTGCCCCACGTCACCCAGTTCGACGAGGCGGACATCACGGAGCTGGAGGCCTTCCGCAAGACAGAGAAGGATGCCGCCGACAAGGAAGGTGTGAAGCTCACGCCGCTGGCGTTCATGGTCAAGGCCTCCGCCGGGGCGCTGGCGAAATACAGGGAGTTCAACAGTTCGCTCAAGCCCGAGGGCGACGCCATCATCGTCAAGCACTACATCAATGTGGGCGTGGCGGTGGATACGCCCCAGGGGCTAGTGGTGCCGGTGATCAAGGATGCCGACAAGAAGGGTGTCTACCAGATTGCCCGGGATCTCGGCGAACTCAGCGTGAAGGCGCGGGACGGCAAGCTCGGACCAAAGGACATGCAGGGCGGCACGTTCAGCATCTCCAGTCTGGGCGGGATTGGCGGCACCGCGTTCACGCCCATCGTCAATGCGCCGGAGGTGGCGATTCTCGGGGTGTCGAAGTCGGAGATGAAGCCCAAGTGGAACGGCAAGGAGTTCGAGCCGCGGCTGATGCTGCCGCTGTCGCTCTCCTACGACCACCGGGTGATCGACGGGGCCGCGGCAGCCCGGTTCACCAGCTATCTGGCGGGCCTGCTGGCGGATTTGCGGAAGCTGCTGCTTTGA
- the aceE gene encoding pyruvate dehydrogenase (acetyl-transferring), homodimeric type: MAERPDDIDPQETGEWLEALEAVIEMEGPDRAHFLIETLVDKARRRGGYIPFKSTTAYLNTIPPHMETRSPGDHALEWRLRSIIRWNAMAMVLQGNEARPGVGGHIASFASSATLYDVGFNHFWRAPNDEHGGDMVFIQGHSSPGVYARSYLEGRLDEEHLRGFRQDVGGKGVTSYPHPWLMPDYWQFPTVSMGLGPIMAIYQARFMKYLHHRGIIDMGDRKVWAFMGDGEMDEPESLGAIDVAAREGLDNLVFVVNCNLQRLDGPVRGNGKIIQELEGEFRGTGWNVLKVIWGSYWDPLIDKDDKGLLLKRMEEAVDGEYQNFKAKGGAYTREHFFGKYPELKEMVSNMSDEDIRRLNRGGHDPHKVYAAYHSAQEHRGQPTVILAKTVKGYGMGQSGEGQNIAHQQKKMGLEALKEYRDRFEIPIPDEELEKAPFYKPDEDSPEMQYLHERRKALGGYLPQRRTDAPALEIPDLSAFELLLKDSGEREMSTTMAFVRLLSILTRDKKLAKHIVPIVPDEARTFGMEGLFRQMGIYSSVGQLYEPEDSDQLMLYKESKNGQILQEGINEAGAFSSWIAAGTAYSNHGVHMVPFYAYYSMFGFQRIGDLAWAAGDMQARGFLMGGTAGRTTLNGEGLQHQDGHSLLLSSTIPNCVSYDPTFPYEMAVVIQDGLRRMYKEGENVFYYITMMNENYPQPDMPKGAEEGIRKGMYLFREGGKGKNKVQLMGAGTIFREVIAAADMLKQDWKVDADLWGCPSFNELRRDGLEAERWNLLHPDKKPTTCWVEDQMKGRKGPAIAATDYMQAVPDQIRGFMDRRFYVLGTDGFGRSDTREQLRHHFEVDRYYVTVAALKALADEGQLDAATVTKAIKKYGIDPDKPNPARA; encoded by the coding sequence ATGGCCGAAAGACCGGATGACATCGATCCCCAGGAGACAGGCGAGTGGCTGGAAGCCCTGGAAGCAGTGATCGAGATGGAGGGGCCGGACCGGGCCCACTTCCTCATCGAAACCCTGGTGGACAAGGCCCGACGCCGTGGCGGGTACATCCCGTTCAAGTCGACAACGGCCTACCTCAACACCATCCCCCCGCACATGGAGACGCGTTCTCCGGGTGACCACGCCCTGGAGTGGCGCTTACGCTCCATCATCCGCTGGAACGCCATGGCCATGGTACTCCAGGGGAACGAGGCACGGCCCGGAGTCGGCGGCCACATTGCCAGCTTTGCCTCCAGCGCCACCCTCTACGATGTTGGCTTCAACCACTTCTGGCGCGCGCCCAACGATGAACACGGCGGCGACATGGTATTCATCCAGGGCCACTCCTCCCCGGGTGTTTATGCCCGTTCCTACCTGGAAGGCCGGCTGGACGAGGAGCATCTGCGGGGCTTCCGCCAGGACGTGGGCGGCAAGGGCGTCACCTCCTACCCGCATCCCTGGCTGATGCCGGACTACTGGCAGTTCCCCACGGTATCCATGGGTCTGGGGCCGATCATGGCCATCTACCAGGCGCGGTTCATGAAGTACCTGCACCACCGCGGCATCATCGACATGGGTGATCGCAAGGTCTGGGCCTTCATGGGCGATGGCGAGATGGACGAGCCGGAATCCCTGGGCGCCATCGACGTGGCCGCCCGGGAGGGGCTCGACAACCTGGTGTTCGTGGTCAACTGCAACCTGCAGCGCCTGGACGGGCCGGTGCGCGGCAACGGCAAGATCATCCAGGAGCTGGAAGGCGAGTTCCGCGGCACCGGCTGGAACGTGCTCAAGGTGATCTGGGGCTCCTACTGGGATCCGCTCATCGACAAGGATGACAAGGGTCTGCTGCTCAAGCGCATGGAAGAGGCCGTCGACGGCGAGTACCAGAACTTCAAGGCCAAGGGCGGCGCGTACACCCGGGAACACTTCTTCGGCAAGTACCCGGAACTCAAGGAGATGGTCTCGAACATGTCCGATGAGGACATCCGCCGACTCAACCGCGGCGGTCACGATCCGCACAAGGTCTACGCCGCCTACCATTCGGCCCAGGAGCACCGGGGCCAGCCCACGGTCATCCTGGCGAAGACCGTCAAGGGCTACGGCATGGGCCAGTCCGGCGAGGGGCAGAACATCGCTCACCAGCAGAAGAAGATGGGCCTGGAGGCACTCAAGGAGTACCGGGACCGGTTCGAGATCCCGATTCCCGACGAGGAACTGGAGAAGGCGCCGTTCTACAAGCCGGACGAAGACAGCCCGGAGATGCAGTATCTCCACGAGCGGCGCAAGGCTCTGGGGGGCTACCTGCCGCAGCGGCGCACCGACGCACCGGCGCTGGAGATCCCGGACCTCTCGGCCTTCGAGCTGCTGCTCAAGGATTCCGGCGAGCGCGAGATGTCCACCACCATGGCGTTCGTGCGTCTGCTGTCCATACTCACCCGGGACAAGAAGCTGGCGAAACACATCGTTCCCATCGTCCCGGACGAGGCACGCACCTTCGGCATGGAGGGTCTGTTCCGGCAGATGGGGATCTACTCCTCCGTGGGCCAGCTGTACGAGCCCGAGGACTCGGACCAGCTCATGCTCTACAAGGAGAGCAAGAACGGTCAGATCCTGCAGGAGGGCATCAACGAGGCGGGGGCCTTCAGCTCCTGGATCGCCGCCGGCACGGCGTACAGCAACCACGGCGTGCACATGGTGCCCTTCTATGCCTACTACTCCATGTTCGGCTTCCAGCGCATCGGCGATCTGGCCTGGGCGGCAGGCGACATGCAGGCGCGCGGCTTCCTCATGGGCGGCACCGCCGGGCGAACCACGCTGAACGGCGAGGGGCTGCAGCACCAGGACGGCCACAGCCTGCTGCTGAGCTCCACCATTCCCAACTGCGTGTCCTACGATCCCACCTTCCCCTACGAGATGGCGGTGGTCATCCAGGACGGGCTGCGGCGGATGTACAAGGAGGGCGAGAACGTCTTCTACTACATCACCATGATGAACGAGAACTACCCCCAGCCGGACATGCCCAAGGGCGCCGAGGAAGGCATCCGCAAGGGCATGTACCTGTTCCGGGAAGGCGGCAAGGGCAAGAACAAGGTGCAGCTCATGGGGGCGGGCACCATCTTCCGTGAGGTGATTGCCGCCGCCGACATGCTCAAGCAGGACTGGAAGGTGGATGCGGATCTCTGGGGTTGCCCGTCGTTCAACGAACTGCGACGGGACGGGCTGGAGGCGGAACGCTGGAATCTGCTGCACCCGGACAAGAAGCCGACAACGTGCTGGGTGGAGGATCAGATGAAGGGCCGCAAGGGTCCGGCCATCGCCGCCACCGACTACATGCAGGCCGTGCCGGATCAGATCCGTGGCTTCATGGATCGGCGCTTCTACGTGCTCGGCACCGACGGTTTCGGCCGCTCGGACACCCGCGAGCAGTTGCGCCATCACTTCGAGGTGGACCGCTACTACGTCACCGTCGCCGCCCTGAAGGCCCTGGCCGATGAGGGTCAGCTAGACGCCGCCACGGTGACCAAGGCCATCAAGAAGTACGGCATCGACCCGGACAAGCCCAACCCGGCCCGGGCGTAA
- a CDS encoding DUF502 domain-containing protein, producing the protein MRHISGIFLKGLAAILPVFVTVYLIVWIARTAENVLGGIIRFILPESWYVPGIGLLLGIALIFCVGVLLQAYLIRRLFEWSEGLVQRIPLIKTVYSAVQDLMAFVSGGNQRQASQVVLVRVSLGDTSARLMGLVTRQDWDGLPGNMADEDEVAVYMPMSYQVGGYTLILPRKHLEPVDMGIDEAMRFALTAGMSTQANRGASQHKAAE; encoded by the coding sequence ATGCGCCACATTAGCGGCATCTTCCTGAAAGGACTGGCAGCCATACTGCCGGTATTCGTCACCGTTTATCTCATCGTCTGGATCGCCCGCACCGCCGAGAACGTCCTCGGCGGCATTATCCGTTTCATTCTCCCGGAGAGCTGGTATGTCCCCGGCATCGGCCTGCTGCTCGGCATCGCCCTGATTTTCTGCGTGGGGGTGCTGCTGCAGGCCTACCTGATCCGGCGTCTATTCGAGTGGAGCGAGGGTCTCGTCCAGCGCATCCCCCTGATCAAGACCGTCTACTCGGCGGTGCAGGACCTGATGGCCTTTGTCTCCGGCGGCAATCAGCGGCAGGCATCCCAGGTGGTGCTGGTGCGCGTGTCTCTGGGGGATACCTCGGCGCGCCTCATGGGGCTGGTCACCCGGCAGGACTGGGACGGCCTCCCCGGGAACATGGCCGACGAGGACGAGGTCGCGGTGTACATGCCCATGAGCTATCAGGTCGGCGGTTACACCCTGATTCTGCCGCGAAAACACCTGGAGCCGGTGGACATGGGCATTGATGAAGCCATGCGGTTCGCCCTGACCGCAGGCATGTCCACCCAGGCCAACCGTGGCGCATCGCAACATAAAGCAGCGGAATAA
- a CDS encoding DUF4197 domain-containing protein produces the protein MRLPRAFPLLLLSLLLTACAGFELPRDLPFAQGADDDDRGTEAIREALRVGTERTVDRTGREDGYLGNAMIRIGLPEEFHSAAGQLRRVGLGGQVDELEQRMNRAAEAAATEAAPIFTDAIRDMRPSDVYAVIRGEDDAATRYLRDQSEATLQERYEPVVQKHLGEAGVYRVYQPLRDSYNRLPGLPELELDLDRYVTDRALEGLFAVLAEEEGRIRENPAARTTELLREYFGGNDS, from the coding sequence ATGCGTCTCCCCCGTGCGTTTCCCCTGTTGCTCCTGAGCCTCCTGCTCACCGCATGTGCCGGCTTCGAGCTGCCCCGTGATCTGCCGTTCGCGCAAGGCGCCGACGATGACGACCGCGGAACCGAGGCCATCCGCGAGGCCCTGCGCGTGGGCACGGAGCGCACCGTGGATCGCACCGGACGCGAGGATGGCTACCTGGGCAACGCCATGATCCGCATCGGCCTGCCGGAGGAGTTCCACAGCGCCGCCGGTCAGCTCCGCAGGGTTGGCCTCGGCGGCCAGGTGGACGAACTCGAGCAACGCATGAATCGTGCGGCCGAGGCTGCCGCCACCGAGGCCGCTCCCATCTTCACTGACGCGATCAGGGACATGCGCCCGTCTGACGTCTACGCCGTCATCCGGGGCGAGGACGACGCCGCCACCCGTTACCTGCGCGACCAGTCGGAAGCGACGCTGCAGGAACGTTACGAGCCCGTGGTGCAGAAGCACCTGGGCGAAGCAGGAGTCTACCGCGTCTACCAACCGTTGCGTGACAGCTATAACCGCCTGCCAGGACTCCCGGAACTGGAGCTCGATCTTGACCGCTACGTCACGGACCGGGCCCTGGAGGGCCTTTTCGCCGTGCTGGCCGAAGAGGAGGGCCGCATACGGGAGAACCCGGCCGCCCGGACCACCGAACTGCTACGCGAGTACTTCGGCGGCAACGATTCCTGA